A segment of the Candidatus Eisenbacteria bacterium genome:
CGGATGTCCTGATTCTCGAGACCTGCCAGGACATGCTGGAGATGAAGGCGCAGATTCTCGGCGCGCGCGCGGCGATGGATGCCGTGGGCCGGCGCGTTCCGCTCCAGTGCTCGGTGACGCTCGATCCCAACGGCCGCATGCTGCTGGGCACCGACATCGCCGGCGCGCTCGCCACGCTCGAGGCGCTGCGCGTCGAGCTGATCGGCCTCAACTGCTCGACCGGTCCGGATTTGATGAGGGACAGCGTCCGCTATCTGACGCAGAACGCGAGCGTGCCGATCCACTGCATTCCGAACGCCGGTCTTCCCATCAACGACGGCGGGCGCGCGGTGTATCCGATGCTCCCTCAGCCGATGGCGGAGATCCTGCGCACGTTCGTGGCCGAGAATGGCGTGCACATCGTGGGCGGCTGCTGTGGCACCACGCCCGACCACACTCGCGCGCTGGCGGCGGCGGTCGGCGGTCGCGCTCCCGCGGCCCGCCCGGGCCGGGGCCCGTGGATGGTGTCGAGCGGCATGACCGCGGCGGCGCTGCGCCAGGAGCCGGCGCCGATGATGATCGGCGAGCGGCTCAACACCCAGGGCTCCCGCAAGGTCAAGCAGCTCACGCTGGACGACCGGCTCGAGGAGCTGGTGCCGATCGCGCGCAGCCAGGTGGAAGGCGGCGCGCACACGCTCGACGTGTGCCTGGCGCTCACCGAGCGCACCGACGAGGCGGAGCAGATGAGGCGCCTGGTCAAGAAACTGGCGCTCTCGGTCGAGGCGCCGCTGTGCATCGACTCGACGGAAGCGAACGTGATCGAAGCCGCGCTCGAGGCCTATCCAGGAGCGCCGATCGTCAACTCGATCAATCTCGAGAACGGCCGCGAGCGGGTCGATGCGGTGATGCCGCTGGTCATGAGGTTCGGCTCGGCCGTGATCGCGCTGACGATCGACGAGCAGGGGATGGCCAAGACCGCCGAGCGCAAGCTCGAGATCGCGCGCCGCATCCACGACATCGTCACCCGCGAGTTCGGGCTCGCGCCGGAGATGCTGATCTTCGACGCGCTCACCTTCACGCTGGCCACCGGCGACGCCGAGTTCCTGCGCTCGGGGATCGAGACCATCGACGGCATCCGCGCCATCAAGCGCGAGCTGCCGGGCGTGCTCACCAGCCTCGGCGTCTCGAACGTCTCCTTCGGACTGTCGAAGGAGGCGCGCGCGGTGCTCAACTCGGTGTTCCTCTACCACTGCGTGCAGGCCGGCCTCGACATGGCGATCGTCAATCCCGCGGACATCACGCCCTATCCCGAGATCGCGGAGCAGGACCGGCGGCTCGCCGAGGACCTGGTGTTCGCGCGCGATCCCGAGGCGCTCGCCAAGTACATCGCGCACTTCGAAGGCCGCTCGCCCGGAAGCAAGGCCAAGGAAGAGGAAGCCGAGATCGCCGCGCTCTCGGTGGAGCAGCGCATCCACTACCAGATCCTGCACCGGAAGCCGGCCGGCATCGAGGACCTCATCGACCAGGCCGTGAAGCGCCAGGACCCCGTTCAGGTGCTCAACACCGTGCTGCTGCCGGCGATGAAAGAGGTGGGTGACAAGTTCGGCGCCGGGGAGCTGATCCTTCCCTTCGTGCTGCAGAGCGCGGAGGTGATGAAGAAGGCCGTGGCCCGGCTCGAGAACTACCTCGAGAAGCACGCCGACGTGTCGAAGGGCCGGGTGGTCGTGGCGACGGTGTTCGGCGACGTGCACGACATCGGCAAGAACCTGGTGAAGACCATCCTCAGCAACAACGGCTACACGGTCTTCGACCTCGGCAAGCAGGTGCCGGTGACCACGATCATCGAGAAAGCCAAGGAGGTGAAGGCCACGGCGATCGGGCTCTCCGCGCTGCTGGTCTCGACCAGCAAGCAAATGCCGATTTGCGTGGCCGAGCTGCATCGCGCCGGCCTCCGATATCCGGTGCTGATCGGCGGCGCCGCCATCAACCGCAATTTCGGGCG
Coding sequences within it:
- the metH gene encoding methionine synthase, encoding MKSPFLETLRQRVLVYDGAMGTQIQAAGLTAEDFGGKRLEGCNDYLSVTRPDVIEGIHAAYFDAGADVVETNSFQASGVRLAEWGLGDQTVEINRAAAVIARRVADRYAARDKRPRFVAGSIGPSGMLPSSEDPDLGKLSLRDLVPTFEAQSRGLIEGGADVLILETCQDMLEMKAQILGARAAMDAVGRRVPLQCSVTLDPNGRMLLGTDIAGALATLEALRVELIGLNCSTGPDLMRDSVRYLTQNASVPIHCIPNAGLPINDGGRAVYPMLPQPMAEILRTFVAENGVHIVGGCCGTTPDHTRALAAAVGGRAPAARPGRGPWMVSSGMTAAALRQEPAPMMIGERLNTQGSRKVKQLTLDDRLEELVPIARSQVEGGAHTLDVCLALTERTDEAEQMRRLVKKLALSVEAPLCIDSTEANVIEAALEAYPGAPIVNSINLENGRERVDAVMPLVMRFGSAVIALTIDEQGMAKTAERKLEIARRIHDIVTREFGLAPEMLIFDALTFTLATGDAEFLRSGIETIDGIRAIKRELPGVLTSLGVSNVSFGLSKEARAVLNSVFLYHCVQAGLDMAIVNPADITPYPEIAEQDRRLAEDLVFARDPEALAKYIAHFEGRSPGSKAKEEEAEIAALSVEQRIHYQILHRKPAGIEDLIDQAVKRQDPVQVLNTVLLPAMKEVGDKFGAGELILPFVLQSAEVMKKAVARLENYLEKHADVSKGRVVVATVFGDVHDIGKNLVKTILSNNGYTVFDLGKQVPVTTIIEKAKEVKATAIGLSALLVSTSKQMPICVAELHRAGLRYPVLIGGAAINRNFGRRAALVDGEVFYEPGVFYCKDAFEGLDTVDALADPGKGKELVERNRREAFEFKSRAVEMESRAAESRAQQQDFKVSVSRDVSIPAPPYWGARRTAPEAVSWEGMFEGMDLKTLYRLHWGARGTGAEFERLIREDFEPRRLQLQREAKEQGWIEPQAVYGFFPCQSEGQDLVVYDPASFSPGSLMPRGKIEEVVRFHFPRQTEREGLCLSDYFQPVESSKFDVVAFQVVTVGSKVDTLGEELNAAGEYSKALFVHGLGVAAAEGLAEWHHRKLRGELGIPADRGLRYSFGYSACPDLADQAKLFKLLDPEKAIGVTLTSAYQLVPEAST